The genomic stretch TGAAGCAATTCATCCAGACTGTATCCTTCAAGGTCCGGCTCAAGCCATTTGGCTACCATCATCGTATCCAGCACTCTATGATTCAAATTCACTTTGGAGGTACGCCATAGCGCTGCATTTAGAAACTGCTTATCATGCCCCGAAGCATGTGCAACAAGCAAGCGTCTTCCCACAAATTCCATAAAATCATGAAGCACCTGCATCAAATCAGGAGCATCCTGTACCATTTCATTCGTAATACCTGTAAGCTCGACAATCGCACGCGGGATTTTACGTTTTGGATTGACAAGACTATAGAAGAACTCCTCTTCTACAACCTCGCCTCCGCGAAACATAACGGCTCCGAATGAAATAATTTCATCGCCATTTGTAGGATAAAACCCCGTAGTCTCAAGATCAAACACAATAACCTCAAGCTCCTTTAGCGGCATGTCGAACATGGATTGCCTACGCTGCTCTTTGTTGACATTGCGAATAAACGCCATTTGCTGCGCATTTTGCGAGCCAAGCATCGAAGCGATGGCAGGTGTAAATCCTCCCATTTTATATAGGTTCCACATACGACCGACGCCTTTTTGCTCCTTC from Paenibacillus sp. FSL H8-0548 encodes the following:
- a CDS encoding 3'-5' exonuclease; translated protein: MKEQKGVGRMWNLYKMGGFTPAIASMLGSQNAQQMAFIRNVNKEQRRQSMFDMPLKELEVIVFDLETTGFYPTNGDEIISFGAVMFRGGEVVEEEFFYSLVNPKRKIPRAIVELTGITNEMVQDAPDLMQVLHDFMEFVGRRLLVAHASGHDKQFLNAALWRTSKVNLNHRVLDTMMVAKWLEPDLEGYSLDELLQSCCIPVTDRHHALQDSIMTAKLWRNYLARILERNITTLGDLYAYLSKH